The Verrucomicrobiota bacterium genomic interval AACTGCCTTCGCGCAGCACGCCGCGCTCGCGGAGTTTGAAAGCAGTCGCGGGAAGCGAAGTCATTCGGCGGATCGCGTCCTCCAACCGCAGGACTTTCAGCTCGCGAACGTAGCGCGAGAGGATGCGCGCGTTGTTTCCATAGCCGCGCGGATGCGGAACGCCCTCGTTAAATCGCCGGACGCCGCTATCGGAAGCAATCATCGTGTTTGGATGACTCAGAAACTTTCGAAGGTCGTCTTCGTTGATGCCGTGGAAGACGCCGGATGCGCCGCCGTTCTTGTGAATTTCCAGAATCAATTCGATCTGGTCCTCCAGCGAATCGGAGCCGCGCGCGGATTGGGCGGCTTCGACGACACTTTTTCCATTCAGGCTCGTGTCCTTCTTGTAATTGGCGATGACGGCATAGGCGTAGTTTTCGCGCTGGCTTTTCCTCAGACTGTCCTTCATCTGTTGCACGATCTTCGCCTTCTGAGCGGGATCATTGAGGCGTTCCGTGAACTTTTCGTTGCCGCCTTCGCGCGCCTCGGACGGCACGAGTTGGCTGAGACCCGTGCTGGATGCCGTGTAAGCGTATTGGTCCTGCGTGATGTCCAGTCCCTCCGCGCGCGCGCGCGCGATCGCGGCCAGCACTTTGTCTGCTTGTCCCCACGCGCTCGGACCGGAGAGCTTGATGTGAGAGACGTGGGCGCGGACGCCGGCCTCCCGGGCGATTTGGAAGAGCTCGTTGAGCGCGTCGAAAATCCGCGGCCCTTCGTCACGCATGTGGCTGGCGTAAATTCCGTCGTAACGCGCCACGACTTTGGCGAGTTCGACGAGTTCCTCCGTTTTGGCGAAGGTACCTGGCAGGTAAATCAAGCCGGTTGAAATCCCCAGCGCGCCTTCTGTCATCGCTTGCTCGACGGAGGTTTTCATTCTCGACAGCTCCTCGTCGTTGGGAGGACGCATGAAGGAACCGCCCATTGCCGCGGATCGAATTGTGCCGTGGCCGATTAGCGTTGCGACGTTCACGGAGGCGCCGGTCGATTCGATCTGACGCCACAACTCAGCGATGTCCCGCATGGACGAACCGCAATTGCCCAGCACCAGCGTGGTCACTCCCATGCGCGCGAAATTCTCGGCCAACGGCATTTCACGGATGTCCTCCGCATGCGTGTGAACGTCGATGAATCCGGGCGCCACGATCAAGCCTGTGGCGTTGATTTCCTTCTCCCCGGCGCCGAGATGTTTTCCCAGAGCCGCGATTCTCCCGTTCTTGATGCCGACATCCGCGAAGTAAGCCGGATTTCCCAGCCCGTCCACGATTCGACCGTGGCGGATAACTAAGTCGAAGGTTTCAGACCTGGCGCGCGAACTGAAGAAGAGGAAAACGCAGAGGCAAAGCGTACGGTGGCTGACTCGCATCGGACGTTTCTAACGGGTGTCGCGAAAAAAGGCGACACCGGACAAGAGATCAAAGAGATCAATCTTGCCTCATCGTACCGCGTGGCAGTTGGGCCAGCGCATGTAAATCGTACGAGCTGTCTGACAGAAGAATCAACAAGTCAAGAATCGACCCGTTCACAGCATGATTTGCTCAGTCATGCTCCTTGGCAGCTCACTTTCTTCTGCTCGCTCGTTCCCGAAGCCATTTCACATCCGGACTGTTCGCTATGAAGTATCGATCCTCGAAACGATTGCTCCGTGTCCCAAAAACCCACTCCCCCTTTGACGCAGTTGGCGTAGGTTTGTCCATCCGGAGAAAAAGCGCCGCTCTGCCATTGAGTGCCAAGCTGGATTTTTTTCACTTCCCGCCATGAGGCGGTTTCCCAAACGATGATCTCAGTGATGGCGTTGGCCGCCAGGAAGCGACCATCTGGCGAAAAGGACAGCGAACCCATGAACCGCTCGGTGGACCCGGAAAGTGTCGTGAGGAGTTCCTTCGAGGCCACATCCCAGATTTTGACGGTCAGATCGTGGCCGGCCGTGGCCAGGATTTTTCCATCCGCCGAGAATCGCCCACACGGTGCGTGTGACCGCGCCAGGTGAAGATTTCGTCGCCCTGGCAACGCTGCCACAGGTAGCGCCACTCAAACCCGCGCAGGTCGTCCTCGCCGGGCTTGGGGGAATGGTATTTTTTCAGCAAGCTCACCGCGCGGCCAAGGTGAGACTCGTCCAGGGCGACACTGGCCAGTTTCATGTCGGCGACATACAAGCTGAGGCGTAGCTCCCGCGCGTTCTGTTCAGCGCGCTGGAGGTTTTGATCGGCCCGCAACCTTTCGTCATATTCGGCTTTCCGGGCCTGGTCGATTTGAAACGCCGCGATGGGCGAGCCAATAGCGACGGCGAGGAGGAGGAGCGCCATGGCTGCACTGAGGCTTGCAACACGCGGATTGCGTCGGCACCAGCGCCAGGCGCGTTCAGTCTGGGTCACGCGACGCGCAAGAATTGGTTTGTCGGCGAGGAAACGGCCTAATTCCTCGGCCAGTTCTTGCGCGGTGGCGTAGCGTTTGGCCGGCTCCTTCTCCAGGCATTTGAGGCAGATCATTTCGAGGTCGATGGGCAAGGTGCGATTGAACAAATGAGGCAAGACCGGATCGCTCTCCAGCATCAGCCGCAACGTTTCTACTGCAGTCGGAGCTTGGAAAGGTGGGCGGCCCGTGAGCAACTCATAGAGCAGCGCGCCCAACCCATAAACGTCGCTCCAGGGACCGATCTGGGATTTGTGATTTCTGATTTCTGATTTCTGATTTTCGCTCGACGTCGGCACGTTGACTGAACGGTGGCTTTCAGTCTGGACTCCGCGCTCCGCGTGCCACACTCCGCATTGCTCCGGCGGCATATAGCACGGTGAACCCATCGGCGCGCCTGATTGCGTAAGCTGAGAGTCGTCATGCACCAGCCGCGCCAGGCCGAAATCCAGCACGCGCGGTTGTTGTTCCGGCGTCAGGATCACGTTGGCGGGCTTGACATCCCGGTGCAGCACCCCTTGCTGATGCGCATAATGAATCGCCGACGCCACAGCCGCGGTGATCTCCGCCGCTTGCTTGGGCGAGAAGGGCCGCGTGCGCGCCAACTCGGCCAGGTTCGCCCCCGGCACATAGTCCATCGAGAAGTAATGCTGCCCATCCTGTTCGCCGATGTCGTGCACGCTGACGATGTTCGGATGTTGGAGCTTCGCCGCCGCGCGGGCTTCGCGTTGGAAGCGCTCCACATCCGTCGGCGTGGCCAACACGCCGGCGCGGATCAATTTCACCGCGACGATGGCATCAAGGCTCGTGTGGCGGGCTTTATAAACGATGCCCATGCCGCCGCGGGCGATCTCTTCCAGCAGTTCGTATTTGCCGAGTCGTCTCGGCGCGCTGGGCGGCAGGGCGGAATCTTCCGGGATAACGATGTGAAGCGTAGCTTTAGAGTCGGATTCGGTCGGAGTGACTAACGGAATCTCAGCGGCGGAGAGACCGCCGGCCACCAGACAGCTTGGGCAAAGGCCGGCAGGGGCGTCCGCGGGCACGGGTTGGCCGCATTGGGGGCAGGAAGCGATACTCTTGGTCATGATTTGCTTGAAGTGGGGGCTGAAGGGGATGCCGGAGGCAAGGTGTTCAGCGGCGAGAGGGTGACGCCTGTGTGCTCCTCCTCCGGCGCCTGAGAGCGTGCTGCCATCGACTGCGTGGGTGGCGCTGGGATGACGATCAGGTGCTGGCACTTGGGGCAGAGAATCTGTCGGCCGGCGTGGCGTTCATCGACCCGCAACCGCTGCGCGCAATGCGGACAGGCGAACTTGAAATCGCTCATGACATTCGGACCTTTCACACCGGTTCTATTGTGTTCAGGTCGAAAGGTTGCAAAGTTTTTGCCGTGTCGAGCAGCCCAGGAGCAATCGCGGTGAAGCGGCAGTTACGATGCGAGCACGCGGAACAGATGCCGCAATTCGTCCTGAACTTCATCGGGACCGGAAACCGTCTGCGCCACTTCCTCGCGCAAAAGTTCCCGATAGCGTTGGCGGAGTCGGTGGACCCACGATTTCACGGTTGATTCCGTCACGCCGAATCGAGGAGCAAGCGCGGCGTAGCCTTCACCGCTCGGTTCGCCCAGTAACGCGCCTTGGAGCGCCTCGAAGCGTTCGATCGTCCCGAGTTCCTCTTGCTCTGCCTGGAGCCGCGCAAGCACGCGATCCAGCAGCGTCAGCGCCCAGCGCCGCTCAAAGAGTTTGTCTGCGCGGGCGAGATCCGCCGGTTCCACTTTGTAGCGCCCTTCTGCCTCGAGCGCGTCGAGGGGAACGAGTTCGAGGCCCGCCCCTCGCTTGATCCGGTTGGACTTTTGCCATTCGTTGGCCAGGAAGTTTTGCATTCCGCAAAGCAGAAATGTGCGGAAGCGGCCTTTGGCCTGGTCCGCCCGGGTGATCCAGTCGCTCGCGAGCAGGCGATAAAAGAATTCTTGCGTGAGATCCCGCGCATCCTCTGGAGCGAAACCTCGCCGGCGCACAAAGGCATAAAGCGAATACCAATAAGCGCGGCAAAGTGCTTCGAGCGCTCCGCGAGATTGCGGCGAGATCTTGCGCCCGGCGGCTAACACCACACTCCAATGAGTCGTCCCGAAAACGGCGTCGCGGAGGTGAACATCGGAAGTTTCGGAGCGGCGCTGCACCGGGCCAGCATAAAACATATCTGCGTGGATATGCACGCCCAATGAACGATGGTGAAGAAGCGCGGAAGCGCGCCGCGCTCCGAGTGTTTGCTCTGAGGATTTCTTTCCTGTAGAAACGAAACCGCTAAAAGTTCAATCGTAATGCCTGTAATTTATGCCGACACACTGGGAAGGGATTTTTTGCGCGTTGTGGACCCCGACCGATGAAAACGGCGCGATCCTCGAAAAGACGCTGAAAACGAACCTTGAGTTCGTGACGAGCAAAGCCGTCCAGGGCTTGCTTGCGCTGGGAAGCACGGGCGAGTTTCTCCAACTGGAGGTGTCCGCTCGGAAAGATTTTCTGAAGAAAGTGCTGGCCTGGTCGGGCGGCTTGCCGGTCATCGCGAACATCAGCGACATCCGGCCCAGTGTGGTGGCCGAGTTGGGCCGAGTCGCCCGCGAGCACGGCGCGGCCGCGGTCGCGGTGTTGCCGCCATATTTCTTCCCGCTCGCCCAGGCTGATCTGGCAGAGTTTTTCGTCCGCGCCGGAGAAGCGGCGAAGCTTCCGCTGTTTCTCTATAATTTTCCCGAACGCACTGGGAATCGGATTGCGCTGGAGACGGTCGCGGCAGTTGCGGATCGAATCCAACTTGCGGGAGTGAAGCAAAGCGGCGCTGAATTCGCGTATCATCAACCGCTGGTTGAATTGGGGCGCCGCAGGAGTTTCGTCGTGTTCACAGGCTCTGATACTCGTCTTCCGGAGGCCATGGCGATGGGCGTGAACGGATGCGTCAGCGGGCTTGCCAACGCTGTCCCGGAAGTGATGTTGGAGGTTTTCGCGGGCGCCCGGCGCGGACCTGGTTCGACGCAAAGCCGAGCAGCCGAGCGAATGCGTCAGCTTGGCGAGCTGGTCGATCGGCTGGAATTTCCACTGAACGTCGCGGCCGTCATCGAGGCGCGAAATCTTTCTCCGGGCCATCCGAAGTCCGTGGTTTCAACAGAAACTGAGCAGCGGTACCAAAAACTGAAAAGCGAGGTGCGGCAACTTTTCCAGGAATGGAGGTTGATCTGATGGATCGGCGTTCAGTGTGGTTTCCGAGGCCCGGCCTTTTCGCGCAGAGCCACGACGATTCGTTGATGGGCGCCGGGAAATGCGAGGTCACGCAATTGACGCGCGGTGCACCAGCGTGTTCTTGGGACCCTCTCCTGAAGCCGGACATCTGTGGTCGCGGTGAATACTTCCAACTGAATGCGGTAACGAGTGATCGTGTGATTGACGACGCAGAGCGCTTGAACGTCGCGGGCGCGGAAGCCGAGACATCGGCGAGCTTGGCTTTGAACGCTCTCAGCACGACCGTTTGTTTCCAGGTTGGGAAATTCCCAAAGATCGGCGTTGACGCCGTCTGGCGGCCGCTGCCGGACCAGGAAACGCCCGCGATGACGAACTGCGAAAGCCACGAGCCGGCGCAGTGCAGTTTTGGGCCGGGACAACTTGACGGGGTATTGCTCAACTCGACCTTCCCTAAAAGCGCGGCAGAATTGTCGGCAAGGACATCGCTCGCATTTCGGCTGACGCGGAGCGCAGACCGTAGCGCCAAGCTCCATGAGCGCTTGATTCAGATCGGCGCAGCTTCGTTGCTGGGGTTTCGGGTTCTCAGCGGCGAAACTCACCAGGGCCTGAGCCAGAGACCAGAGCCGGCGTTGGGTCCGGGATTTCGCGGGATGGGTTGCGATGCCGAAAATGCGTGTCAGGACGCGAGTGACGTTGCCGTCGAGGATGGGGGCTGGTTGGTTGAATGCAATGCTGCAAATTGCGCCCGCCGTGTAACGTCCGATGCCGGGGAGCGTGATGATCTCGCCGAAAGTTCTCGGAAAGTTTCCGGCGTGGTTTGAAACGATCAGGCAAGCGGCTCGCTGGAGATTCCGCGCTCGAGTGTAGTAACCGAGGCCCGCCCAACATCGCAGGACGTCGGAGACCTTGGCGCGGGCGAGCGCGCGGACGGTAGGGAATCGCCGCATCCACCATTCCCAGTACGGAATGACTGTTTTAACCTGAGTTTGTTGGAGCATGATTTCCGAGATCCAAATACCGTAAGGATCAGAGGTCCGACGCCATGGGAGGTCGCGAGCATTTTGCCGGTACCAACCAAGCAAAGGACGGACAAGGCATTGGGGCGCGGACATACGGCTTTCAGTTTCGGGCTGGCGAATGGAAGGTTGCGCCGCCCATACCTGTCAACCGCATTTACTGATCAGACCGTGGGATAGGATACACTTTGCCAGGAGGGATTTTGGCCAGCCGCGAGGAGCGCGCGAGGCGGTGGATCCTTGCGATCCACAACGAGCGAGCGACGAAGCGGCGGGCCAAAAGACCCCCGGCCCTGCGGGTTGCGCCGCATTTGGGATCTGGCTTTGTTGCGCCTCAGTCGAAGATCCACCAGGGATATTCTCCTTCGTCGCGCCTGAGCCCAAATGCGACGCAACAAAGTGTATTCTATCCCACGGTCTGATCAGTAAGCACGAAGGCGTCTTAACAATCCGAAAGAGAATTGGCGGATGCTTCTGCGCCTCTTAAGATCGCGTTGTGAAACCGCTCACGACTTACACCTGCAAACTGACCGACGCGCAATCGAAGGCTCTGCTGGCCTGGCTGCGCGCACAGGATTACGAGTTTCGGGACGTTCCGTATGCTGTATTCGCGGCCGCGAAAGAAGACGTGAACATCGTGGCCTACGAGAGTCGGAAACTCGTGGTCCAGGGAAAGGGAACACAGGACTTCGTCGAGTTCGTTCTTGAACCCCAGATCCTGCGCGAGGCACGGCTGGGTTACGAAGCGATTTTGAATCCCGATCTGCTGCTCCCGCGCATAGGCGTGGACGAAAGCGGGAAAGGCGATTTCTTCGGGCCGCTGTGTGTCGCGGGAGTTTACGTCAATGCGCAAGCCATCAAATCCTGGGAAGGATCGGGCATCAGGGACTCGAAAAAGATCTCCAGCGACAAAGCTATCGCGGACTTTGCGGATCTAATAAACCGGACGCCAGGGTGCATTACGCGAGTCGTTCCGATCGGAAACGAGGCGTACAATCGGCTCTTCAGAAGATTGCACAGCGTCAACACCATGCTGGCCTGGGGCCACGCGCGAGCGATCGAGAACCTGATGCTTCAGAAGCATCGGATGAATCCCCCGCCCGTTCGTGCGATTAGCGATCAGTTTGCGGCGAAGAAGGAGGTCGTGGCTGGGGCCCTGATGAGCTTGGGGCGCGAGATTGAGTTGATCCAACGCCATAAAGCGGAGGCCGACGTTGCGGTCGCCGCCGCCTCAATACTGGCCAGGCACGAGTTTTTGACTCGCCTGGCCGCCATGGGCAAGAAATGGGGCATGCATTTTCCGAAGGGAGCCTCTCAACTCGTGGAGTCGGCCGGAAAGGAGTTCGTTGCGAAACATGGGCCAGAAAGGCTTTCAGACGTGGCAAAGATGCACTTTCGGACCTCGGCTCGCGTGTTGGGAGTTGCGAACTCGAATTCAGAGAAGTCTGGGTAGCGTAGAGTGGTTAATCTGGGGCTATAATCGACTTGGCTAATGCGTCCGCCGAAACTAGGGCTAAGCTCCGACAATTGCGGAGGATGGAGAAACAGAGTAGTTTCGTGTGAAAATTAT includes:
- a CDS encoding ribonuclease HIII gives rise to the protein MKPLTTYTCKLTDAQSKALLAWLRAQDYEFRDVPYAVFAAAKEDVNIVAYESRKLVVQGKGTQDFVEFVLEPQILREARLGYEAILNPDLLLPRIGVDESGKGDFFGPLCVAGVYVNAQAIKSWEGSGIRDSKKISSDKAIADFADLINRTPGCITRVVPIGNEAYNRLFRRLHSVNTMLAWGHARAIENLMLQKHRMNPPPVRAISDQFAAKKEVVAGALMSLGREIELIQRHKAEADVAVAAASILARHEFLTRLAAMGKKWGMHFPKGASQLVESAGKEFVAKHGPERLSDVAKMHFRTSARVLGVANSNSEKSG
- a CDS encoding dihydrodipicolinate synthase family protein translates to MPTHWEGIFCALWTPTDENGAILEKTLKTNLEFVTSKAVQGLLALGSTGEFLQLEVSARKDFLKKVLAWSGGLPVIANISDIRPSVVAELGRVAREHGAAAVAVLPPYFFPLAQADLAEFFVRAGEAAKLPLFLYNFPERTGNRIALETVAAVADRIQLAGVKQSGAEFAYHQPLVELGRRRSFVVFTGSDTRLPEAMAMGVNGCVSGLANAVPEVMLEVFAGARRGPGSTQSRAAERMRQLGELVDRLEFPLNVAAVIEARNLSPGHPKSVVSTETEQRYQKLKSEVRQLFQEWRLI
- the mutY gene encoding A/G-specific adenine glycosylase, yielding MSAPQCLVRPLLGWYRQNARDLPWRRTSDPYGIWISEIMLQQTQVKTVIPYWEWWMRRFPTVRALARAKVSDVLRCWAGLGYYTRARNLQRAACLIVSNHAGNFPRTFGEIITLPGIGRYTAGAICSIAFNQPAPILDGNVTRVLTRIFGIATHPAKSRTQRRLWSLAQALVSFAAENPKPQQRSCADLNQALMELGATVCAPRQPKCERCPCRQFCRAFREGRVEQYPVKLSRPKTALRRLVAFAVRHRGRFLVRQRPPDGVNADLWEFPNLETNGRAESVQSQARRCLGFRARDVQALCVVNHTITRYRIQLEVFTATTDVRLQERVPRTRWCTARQLRDLAFPGAHQRIVVALREKAGPRKPH
- a CDS encoding sigma-70 family RNA polymerase sigma factor; protein product: MHIHADMFYAGPVQRRSETSDVHLRDAVFGTTHWSVVLAAGRKISPQSRGALEALCRAYWYSLYAFVRRRGFAPEDARDLTQEFFYRLLASDWITRADQAKGRFRTFLLCGMQNFLANEWQKSNRIKRGAGLELVPLDALEAEGRYKVEPADLARADKLFERRWALTLLDRVLARLQAEQEELGTIERFEALQGALLGEPSGEGYAALAPRFGVTESTVKSWVHRLRQRYRELLREEVAQTVSGPDEVQDELRHLFRVLAS
- a CDS encoding amidohydrolase family protein, with the protein product MRVSHRTLCLCVFLFFSSRARSETFDLVIRHGRIVDGLGNPAYFADVGIKNGRIAALGKHLGAGEKEINATGLIVAPGFIDVHTHAEDIREMPLAENFARMGVTTLVLGNCGSSMRDIAELWRQIESTGASVNVATLIGHGTIRSAAMGGSFMRPPNDEELSRMKTSVEQAMTEGALGISTGLIYLPGTFAKTEELVELAKVVARYDGIYASHMRDEGPRIFDALNELFQIAREAGVRAHVSHIKLSGPSAWGQADKVLAAIARARAEGLDITQDQYAYTASSTGLSQLVPSEAREGGNEKFTERLNDPAQKAKIVQQMKDSLRKSQRENYAYAVIANYKKDTSLNGKSVVEAAQSARGSDSLEDQIELILEIHKNGGASGVFHGINEDDLRKFLSHPNTMIASDSGVRRFNEGVPHPRGYGNNARILSRYVRELKVLRLEDAIRRMTSLPATAFKLRERGVLREGS